The following are encoded together in the Cardinium endosymbiont of Culicoides punctatus genome:
- a CDS encoding deoxycytidylate deaminase codes for MKKKPEFDDIFMSLAIQLGQRSHCVKKQVGAVLTKDTRVISIGYNGPPAGTYNCDEVWPKTGCARNLKGSCSLAIHAEQNAILYALINQVSVQDASLYVTLSPCLPCSRMIYSTGIKKVIYKDSYASYKNIDSDEGLNFLHEFGVDVKQYQESLHIIRNNLSH; via the coding sequence ATGAAAAAGAAACCTGAATTTGATGATATTTTTATGTCATTGGCCATTCAGTTAGGCCAACGTTCACATTGTGTTAAAAAGCAAGTAGGTGCTGTATTAACAAAGGATACACGCGTCATTTCTATAGGATATAACGGCCCTCCGGCAGGTACATATAATTGCGATGAAGTATGGCCTAAAACTGGTTGTGCTAGAAATCTCAAAGGTAGTTGCTCCCTAGCTATTCATGCAGAACAAAATGCCATTCTTTATGCTTTAATAAATCAAGTAAGTGTACAAGATGCTTCCCTTTATGTTACCCTTTCTCCATGTTTGCCTTGTTCTAGAATGATATATAGCACAGGGATAAAAAAAGTTATTTATAAGGACTCTTATGCTTCCTATAAAAATATAGATAGTGACGAGGGATTAAATTTTTTGCATGAATTTGGAGTAGATGTAAAGCAGTATCAAGAAAGTTTACATATAATCAGAAATAACTTAAGTCATTAA